The Chryseolinea soli nucleotide sequence ATCCCTGCGATCAGTACGGCGTTACTGGGAATCTATGCCGGCAATCTTTTGAAGTATGGAGCCCAGACAGCAACGCGAAAGGCGCTGCAGCTGTTGATCATGGGAGTTGCTTCGCTTCTTCTTGCACAGATCTGGAACCTGGTGTTCCCCATCAACAAAAACCTGTGGTCCAGTTCGTTCGTGTTGCACGTCGGTGGATTAAGCTTGATGCTGTTGTCGCTCTTCTATTACATCATCGACATCAAAGGCATAAAAAAATGGGCCTTCTTCTTCAGCATCATCGGCATGAACTCCATTCTTATCTACATGTCGGGAGATTTTATTAACTGGGATTACACCACCCGATCGATCTTTGGATGGCTGCTGCAACTCGCGGGCGACCCTTGGAATCTGCTGGTGTATGCGATTTGTTATCTCGTGGCGGAGTGGGTGTTTTTGTATTTCTTGTATCGGAAGAATGTGTTTCTGAGGGTATAGGTATACGGCAACAGGTGAGCGGCCGTTTTGGACCAATGCATTACGCACAAATTGCCCCGTTTTTCAGAGGAGAAAAACAACACCTTATATGTTGATCGCTCCATACAGTTTATTATATAAAAACTCCCTTGGGTTTACCCTCGCCATAAGGTCAAATTCCTTGTTGGTTAAACTGTCAGCGAGATCTGCCATTAACGTTCTTTCGGATTTATACTTTTGTACCATATAGTAATCCGTCCCAAACAATACTCTCGTCTTTAATCTAGGGTTCAGCAATGTTTGTTTAAGTAAGGGGCGAATGTCCGGGTTGTGTAAAATATAGCTCACATCAGCATAGATATTCGGGAATTGTAGCATCAGGCTGCAAATAACAGAATACCAGTCGCCATATCTCCAGATTTGTGCAAGTCTTCCCGGCCTTGTTTCTCCTTCCTTGTTGCTTAAAAATGACATCCCCATGTTAGGGTTCCTAAGCAGTTCAGAGGCAAAATTATCGTTATCCTTTCTAATAAAACGAATCCATTCATCATCACCTCCAAAATGACCGAAACATAACTTTAAATGGTTGAGATCATGCTTCAGAGGGGTTTTTGAGTTGGTATAACCAAATATTTCACGAATGCGGGGATCTCTTGAATTACTTACCAGTTGACGTAACAATAACTCCTCAAGCAAGCACAAGTAATTTAGCGGATGCGTAAAATTGCTTGTAAATTCCCTGTTGCTTATTTCTTGCATTAATAAGGGCTTATAATAATCTCCACGTACCTGTTCTACAAATACCGGATGCCGATCCCATTCCAATCTTTTAGTCCCCCTGTAGTATAGTACCCCTTTGCTGCAATCTGTCATTATGGGTATTGCATTATCAGCGGCATATTTCCAGAGCGGAAGTAATCTTTCATCAAACGGATAATAACCAAGTGCGGGGGATATCTTAAATCCGCTAAATCGGAACTCCTCAATATACTTTCGGATAAAACAGTCTCGAAGAACCAAAGCACCATCTATTACATCATAGTCAAACTGGTCCGGTTCCGCGGCTATTCTTCTTGGATCGGCAAAGACGAAAGGATAGATTGCATCGCGGAACCTTTCCTTAATCGCAGCCAATTCATCCATTTGCCGGTGATAACTAGCATGGTGTTTTAAGCCGCCCGCCCCCATGTATGCCATATCCATCGGGAGTACCACAAATCCTGTGCCTTCAGGGTATTGGTGTTGCAGGAGACGAAACAGAGTTTCTTGTTTGATATAGGAAAAGCGTCCTAGATAGAGATATCGTTGTATTAGCTCTTTGACTTCCCTTTCTGGCAAGATGGCCAACAGTGACCATAGCTTTTCTAGAACGGCAACTGCCATGTTTCTGATTGATTTGAAGAGGAGCAAAAGAATAATGATTGCTAAAATTTTCCCGGGGCCAGTTTGCGGAATAACTATAAGATGGTGTTCCCAAGACCATTTCCGCAGCTGTTCAAACTCCGGTGTCGAGGGTAACAGAACAAAAAAAATCTGGATAGCAATTAATAGCCCTATATACGGGCCCAATCCAGAACGTTCGATGGGCCGGCGGATTCGGTATATTATTTCGCTTGCCTTCCTATACCACCTTTGATAGTGCCAGCGATATGGATATGCGTAATAAGTCCGAAAAATCATTGTCGAAAGAGAAAACGGAAATAAAAAATACAATGGAAATGGCAATAATGACTTGGCTAAAAAAGGCGGGACATGATCAGCCGTATAGATTTGTGTGTGACAATTGATGATCGGCTTTATTAAATAGGTTAAGTCTGTTACCGACAAATCGTATATATCAGCCAAGGTATCGAGCATCTTGGAAGTATACCGGTCGAGATCAACGGCATGCACGATCCTTGGAATATTAATTTCAATGGTAGGGTTAAACCCTAAAAAGTCGGGTGAATTGAATTGAACAGCGCCGGATTCCGTTGTACTTTCAATCCATCCTTTCTTCCTAAGAAATTTTACGATGTCCTCAACAGTCATTATTTAAAGAATTGCTCGTATAATTTGGGCCATGTATCTCTTAAAAAACGATTTTGTTTGGAGATGGTGATTCTGATGCTACTTCTATTGGACGTCTCTCTTTCTTCTTGCGCAGGTCTGTACCAGTACGCCCTGTGTCTTAACATCAAGTTCATTTCATCCACTTCTACCCAATCATGGGTTGCCTGAGGCAAAATGAATACAACGAGAATCAAAGGTGCGGCCCCATGATCTCTGCGCATGATCAGATCATTATAGGACTTGGCTTCAAGATCAAATTGAATAGTATCCACGGATTCTATGATTCTTTTTGTAGTGGTGCTTTTTAATTGAATGTCAATATAATTTCCCGCTTGTATATATCTTTTTTCTCCGAATGCATTAGTAACAACCAAATCCCTGGAAACACTGTAGTCCACTCCCCCAGTATCAGTTGCTTTGGTCAGTTTGAACCCTTCAACGGAAGCCAGCGTTCCGATATAGTTATTGGACAGGGCTTCTTTAATTTGTTCTTCTGTCATCGAGGTAAGAGGAGAAAAGAAAGAAATGAAGTTAAAGAAAAACTGGCTATAACGAAAAAAGGACAATGCCTGGAGAAAACTTTTTTGAACAGGTATGGTAGCATTTTCCGATACCCAAGCCAAAATGGTGAAATAGGCGAAGCTGATCTTTACGGCGTTACTGCCTCCAAAACTAACCGAAATGGGTATTGTAATAACCAAAGCCAATCCTTGTATCGTTGATTTGAAGCGCTCCACCCCTTCAAAAAAAATCCCACAATCATTTATGGAAAGCCTATACCCACCGCATCCTCATGCTACCTGAACCCAAGTAGCATGATGCGAATCTTTACTATCCTCCTATTTCTAACCTGCGCCGGCTACGCGAAAGCACAATTGCGTACCCTATCAGGAAGGTTGGTTGACTCAAGCGAAAACCCATTGCCCGGCGTCAACATCCTTATCAAAGGAACGGCCATCGGCACCACAACCGATGCTAACGGATACTACTCCATCGATGTACCCGTTGGTGCCACCCTGGTATTCTCCTTTATCGGCATGAAAACCAGCGAAGTGGTCGTCACGGCCGACAATCTCAGTAAGCCCCCACAGCGCATTCCACCGGAACGAAAAAAAACCAGCACACGATCACTTTCCGCCATGCTGTTCAAAGATTCCACACAGATCAATGAACCCGGTGTGGCCGTGCTCACGGATGAAACCCCATCCTATTCCAACCGCGTGTCTATTCAGCCCGACCAGATCAAATCCATCCGGCTCTTCGGAAAGAAATATGCGATCACCACCTTCGAGTCGCAGGGTACCTCGGAGGTTGCCGGTGGGCGTCTCACCTTATCCGTTGGCCTGGAGCGCGTGAACAAGCTCCCTCACCTGCAAACCACCTTTGCACAAGGTCGGCCCGAGAATGGACAAACGATCTGGCGAGGCCCCGACCAACAGGAGATCTTTAGCTGGGGGCCGCTGATGCGAACACTGGAGTTTGATGGCAGCCATTACGCTTTCGATCGTCAGGGGCGTTTGGTCACCGCAGGAACGGGAAACGGAAGTGCCGCACAGGCCTATGATGCTTCCCCTATTTTTCGCACGGGCATGACCACGTCGGCCGAGCTCTTGCTGATGATCCCCGCATTAAAAAAAGGGATGCTTTCGCTGGACCTGGAGAACCGGACGCGGTTGGGTGTTATTCCAAACACCGATTACAAACGTCAGAATATCTCCATTGCGTTAAAACGCTTTCGTCTCACCTCCCGCACCACGATCGACGGGATGGTCACCTACAATCATTCGGCCGGAACGTTGATGAATCGTGGCGCCAACCTGGCCACCGTGATCGGTTCGATCTATCGCACCCCGGCGACGTTCGACAATACGAACGGACACGGCCGGTCGGCCCTGCACACCACCGATGCCTACCAACTTGCCGATGGCACCGCCCGAACACATGCACCGGGGGCGGTTGACAATCCCTACGGACTGCTCAGCACCTTGCCCGACCACGAACAACAAAACCGTTTCTTCTCCACCCTAACCCTGCAAAGCAGCGCCATCCGAAAAATAAATCTTACGAGCAATGCCAGTTTTGAAAAGCAGGCTAACACGATCGTGCATGGATTCCCGGTGGGCTATGCGGCCTACCCGGCGGGAAGACTTACCCACCGTGGCGACGACGAAACCGTGGCAAAAGCCTTCGTGTCTCCGGAATACACGAGTCCCAATTATGCTTTCAAGTTCTCGGCTTCGTATCAGCTCCTTTACACGCAACGTGCACTCCATCGCGAAGACGGGTTCGACTTCAATCATCAGGATATGGACCTCGAAAATGCCACGCGTAGCACACTGCTTCAACGCACGCTCTCGCGGACCCTGCAGGAAATTTCGGTAGGCGGCCAATATCGTTACCATGATTTTTTGTTGATCAAGCTCTCAGAACGGAACTACTTCTCTTCTACGGTGAGCGCCAAAAATTACACCAATCTCTTTCCTATGGCGGCGATCAGCGCCAATCTGGCTTCGCCGATCTACATGGGTGATATCAATAAGCTTGAGCCGTACGTTACCCTATCCCGCGGTTTGCATGAAGCGCCTTTGCTGTACAACAATTGGTCTTATCTCTCCACACGGCAGTCGCTGCAAAATTATAACAGCTTTTTCGAATCTACCGAGCTTTTTTTCCGGCGGGGATTGATTCCCGAAATCGAGCAAAAAATGGAGACCGGACTTTCCATGGTGCTGTTCAATTATTTCAATTTTGACTTTGCCTACTTCAACAATCTCACCAGCAACTTCATCGCACCCCAGTGGGTACAGGGACAATTTTCGCTGCAGAATGTAGCATCCATTCGAAACACCGGTGCAACGGTATCCCTAAGCTACACGAAACCGATGTATTCGTCACAAGAACTGGGATGGGGTTTCAATTTGCGCTGGAGCTCCTATCGCAATGTGACCGAAGCCTTGAATACTCCGGATGCGTTCGTTCCGCTGGCGGGCTTTGCGTCTGTGGCTTCCGTGCTGGCGGCGGGCAAACCCGTTGGGGCGATCTATGGAACAACCTATCAGCGAAACGAAAACGGGCAACTGATCATTGATAGCGAGGGATATCCCGTGATGGATCCTTCCCTCAAAATGATCGGCAATCCCATTCCCGATTGGGTGTCGAGCCTGGGCGCGCACGTGCGCTGGCGGCGCGTAACGCTTTCCGTTTTGGTAGATTACAAAAAAGGCGGCGACGCCTGGAACGGTACCGCCCGCATGCTGGATTACCTCGGGCGATCGACCACCACGGCCGACCAGCGAAACACCAGCCAGTTTGTTTTCGAAGGGGTCGATGAAAATGGTCACACCAACACAAAACCGGTCGATTTTGCCAACCCCAACCAACCCGTGGAAGCCAACCGCTGGGTGCGCCAGGGTTGGGCTGGCGTGGGTGAAGACTACATCGAAAAGACTTCCTGGCTGCGGCTGAATGAAGTAACACTATCCTATTCGACTTTGCGCACGCGAACACGCAGGTTCATTAAGGAAATGAATTTCGCACTGACGGCGAGAAATCTGTTGTTGATCACCCCCTACAAAGGCGTTGATCCGTCGTCGGCTTTATTTGGCTATAGTACCGGGGCGGGGCTCGATCTTTTCAACACCCCGGCCACACGCAGTTACAGTGCATTGATCACTTTAAAATTCTAACCATGAAACGTCTTCTTTATATCGCCCTCGTCCTGCTGGCCGGCGTCGTCTTGCAGGCATCCGACAGTGTTCCATTCCTCGAAAAGTTGAAAGCAAGCCTGCACCGCTTCAACCAACGCTATCCTGAGGAAAAGGTGTATCTCCATCTTGACAAAACATTCTATAAACCGGGTGAAGACATTTGGTTCAACGCCTTTGTGCTGGAAGCCCGCCATAACACGCCAACCCAGATCAGCGATGTGGTGTATGTAGAGCTGATCGATCCCCGCGGCAACTTGGCGTCGCGGCTGGAATTGTTTGTAAAAGATGGAACCAGCCGGGGTGATTTTAAACTCACGGACCAGGCTTCCGGCGGACTGTATACGCTCAAAGCCTATACGCAGTGGATGAAGAACGACGGTGTGGAAAATGTTTTTAGCAAAAAGATCCAGGTCCAAACCGTGATCACACCGCGCCTGTTGTTAAAACTTGATTTCGAGAAAGAAGCCTATGGACCCGGTGATGTCGTGAAGGCAAAACTCACGGCAAAAAATCTAAAGAACGAAACCGTCGCAGCGACCATAAAGTACACGGCCGCGCTCTCCGGCGAACAAGTCTTTTCTTCGGAGCTGCAGGCCAGCGAACAAGGTATCGCCACTCTTACCTTCACACTCCCCGCGGATCTCAAAACGTCCGATGGATTGCTGCAGGCGATCGTCACCGACAACGGTGTGGAAGAGTCCATCTCGCGAGCCATTCCCATCGTGCTCAACCACATCACCCTTCAATTCTTCCCCGAAGGAGGCGATCTTGTCGACGCCGTAACGAACACGGTGGCGTTTAAAGCCGTGAACGAGTTTGGAAAAGGTGCCGATGTTGCCGGGGAGATCCGCGATGAGAATGACCGGTTTGTTTGCCGTTTCGAAAGCTATCACATGGGCATGGGGACATTTTTCTTTCGTCCGGAGGCAGGAAAGCGGTATCACGCGGTGCTGAAAACGCCGGTGGGTATTGCCGCCACCACGCCGCTTCCGGCGTCGCGACCAGAAGGTTTTGCGCTTCACAAGGCCGCTCAAGATCCATCGGAAACCAGCTTTGAGATAACGGCTCCTTTCGCAACCACGGGCTATCTCGTGGGACAAGTACAAGGCGAGATCTACCACGCCGAGATGATCACGTTTCAAAAAGGGAGCAACAACATCCGGGTCAATACAAAATTGTTTCCGGCCGGTGTGGCTGTCTTCACGGTGTTTGATGCACAGGGACTGGAACAATGTGAACGCGTGGTGTTCGTTAATCCCGACCGGCAATTGTCCGTGAAGCTGACGCCTGACAAGAAACACTATCAACCCGGCGAAAAAGTTTCCCTCCACATCGAAACATCCGACGACAAGGGCCATCCCATTCCCGCAAAATTATCACTGGCCGTAGCCGACGACCAACTGATCTCGCTGGCCAACGATAAGCAGGACCATATCCTCTCCTGGTTCCTCCTCTCCTCGGAGGTGAAAGGTGAAATTCAGGAGCCGTCGTTCTATTTCGACAAAGAGGAACCAAAAGCCAGTCAGGCGTTGGATAATTTGCTGATGACACAAGGTTGGCGAAGATTCCGCTGGCACGAGCTGGATACGGAAAAGAACTTAACCTACACACCCGAAAAGGAAGGTCTCCTGTTTGGACAAGTAACCGATGCCAAGAACGGGGGCGTGGACGATGAGGTTACCCTGATAGAACTCAACAACAAACGGCGCATCATCAAGGTCCGGGCCACCGCCAACGGGAATTTCCTGTTCAAAAATACCGATGCCACCACACCGGTACTCTTGCTCACGAACAGCTCCAACCACATCATCCTGCAGAAAGAAAGTACACGTGCTGGCACCGCTTACCTGCCCATCCAGGGTGAAGCGGTCCTAGACGACGCTAAACGAAAGGAGACCATACAAGAGACCGGTATGCCAGCCGTTGTGCCGGCGCAACAAATTGGAAAAAGCGCCGGGTTGGATCTTCGTATGCAGGAAGACGTACAATCGCTGAATGAAGTGGTGGTGGTTGGATACGCTGCTTCCGAGCGAAGAGATCTTACAGGATCCGTTACCTCTGTCCAGACAAACGATTGGATTCCTTTTGTTCCGGTCATCAATATTGAAGGAGCTTTGCAAGGCCGCGTGGCGGGTCTTCAGGTTGTCCGTCAAAATGGGAATGCCGGGGCTTCTTCCAATGTACAATTGAGAGGTATCGGTTCCCTCTCGGGTGGGAACGAACCGCTCTTTGTGATCGATGGCGTGCCCGTGTCCACCAGTCTCAACGGCAATTTCGCTACCAGCGGCCTGGTGAGTCCCGATGACGTGGAGAGCATCACGGTGCTTCATTCGCCGGAGGCTTCTGCGATTTATGGCAGCCGTGCAACGAACGGCGTGATTGTGATCAACACCCGCTCCCGGCTATACTTCGGCAGCTATTCGCAGAAGAAACGACGCCAGCGGTATTCGCACGTGACGGTACAACCCCGGGCCTTTACCGCAACACGCGAATTCTATGTGCCCTTCCATTCAAAGAGAGACCAGACCGACGAGCGCCGGGATTTCCGCACCACCGTGTATTGGAATCCTTCCGTGGTCACGGATGAAAAAGGTCAAGCCACCGTTTCATTTTACAACACCGATGCCGTGAGCAGCTTCCGCATCACGGCCGAAGGAATCTCCGGTCGCGGATTGCTGGGAAGAAAAGAAGAAACCTATTTCACCCAACTCCCCTTTTCGCTCGATGCCAAGCTGCCGGAATTTATCGGGTATGAGGATACGCTCAAGATTCAAGTGCGCATAAAAAATACGACCTCTAAAGTATTGACCGGCGAGCTGGTCCTCGACCTACCCGGCGAATTGATGGCGTCAACACGAATGCTGCCGGTGAATGTTGGGGCGGCAACTACAGAAACGGTGGTGGTGACGCTCATACCGAAAGCTAAAACCGGGCGGTACCCCATCGCCATCCGCCTTATCGCCGCCAGCGGCAGACACGACGAGATCCGACAGACCTTGCAGGTTCACCCGGTAGGATTTCCGGTGCGGCTTGATTTTGGAGCGAAGACGTTGGATACGCTGGTGCGCTTCTCGGTTCACGACATAGAACAAGGATCGCTCCAGGCAACGTTCTCCGCTTTCCCCGATGTGATCAGTGATCTTTTTCACGGGGCCGAATCAATTTTGAGTGAACCGCACGGTTGCTTTGAGCAAGTGTCGTCGAGCACGTTTCCCAATATCCTTGCTTTACAGTTTATGCAGCAATCGGAAAAGATCGATCCGGCAGTGAACACACGGGCCTTGGATTTTATAAAAGACGGATACAAACGGCTCGCGGCCTACGAAATTGCCGGCGGGGGCTTTGAGTGGTTTGGCCACCCGCCCGCACACGAGGCGCTCTCGGCTTATGGGCTTGTTGAATTCTATGAGATGAAAAAAGTGTATCCCAACGTGGATGACGCGATGTTGAAACGCACGCGCGATTGGTTGTTGTCCCGGCGCGACAATAAAGGCGGATTCAAGCAAAACCGGGGCAAGTATGGATTTTCCGCGGCTCCGGCGGAAGTGAACAACGCTTACATCGTATATGCGCTCGCCCTTACCGGCACTACCGACATTCGGAAGGAATATGAAACCGCGCGCGATGAGGCTTGGAAAAGCAAAGATTCCTATCGCATGGCGCTCGTGGCCAATGCAGCATTCGCACTAAGGGCGATGGATGATTATCATCGCTTTGTGAATTACTTCCAGGAGGTGGCGCATACCCGCGGCCTAACCTCTCTCTCAGCGGCTTGTTCCATTACCTACAGCTGGGGAATATCGCTCTCGCAGGAAACCTTGGGTTTCTGGGTGCAGGCCCTGGCAAAAGAAGGTTATTCGCATAACACGATGATGACCGCCTGTATTCAACACATCCTTCAAAATCGGAGCTACGGCGGCTTCGGCTCAACCCAAGCCACCACGGTATGCCTACAAGCCCTGACAACATACGCCAGCGCCATGCGCACCGCACAAGAAGGCGGCGAGATTCAACTGACGGTAAACAACCAACGCGGCGGCCTCGTCGCCTATGAAAAGGACACACAAAAGAAACTCGAACTCCATGATTTCGCTCAGAACCTGACCAGCAATGGCCCACAATCCATCCGCGTTGCCTTTGACAAAACCCAACACCCCATCCCGTTTCACCTTCAATTACAATGGAGCTCGAAAACTCCGGTGTCCAGCGACCTGTGCAAAGTGGGCATCAAAACATCGCTGCTCCAAACGGCGGTGCGCGTGAATGAGACCGTGCGGATGAATGTGACGCTCACCAACAAAACACACGAGGGCCTTCCCATGACCATGGCGGTGGTGGGTATCCCCGGTGGCCTCAGTGCACAACCCTGGCAGTTGAAAGCCCTCCAAGAAAAGGGAGCGTTTGATTTCTATGAGATCATCGGCGACCGCATCGCATTTTACTATCGCGAAATGGGTCCGTCGGCCGTTCAGACCATCGCCCTTGACCTGAAGGCAGAAGTGGCGGGACGCTACACGGGCGCGGCCAACTCGGCTTATCTTTATTACAATAACGAATCGAAAGACTGGAGCAAAGGATTGACGATTGCTATCCGCTGATGCTAGATTGGGTCGGCCGACTGTGGTTTGTCGTTTACTTCGCTTCCGTAACAATGAAGCCCCAAAAAATGGTAGAATGGTTTGATAAAATGTATTGAATCTTGTATTGTTGAAGGAGAGGGAACGAGTCTCGATAGAGAACCGACCCGGCAATCCAAAGGATGTAGCTCCTCGTTATGCGCCTGATCCATCTGCTTTACATTGATCTTCATTTGCCTAAGGGACTTATTTTAAATGCATTTGTTAATTGCGTCCGGTCTCACGTAATCGTATTAGAGGATTCACTCCAAAATCAATTGCGCATCGACTCGGCCCTAACCACGGAAATAAAAAAACACATCGAAAGCAGAAGTATTGTCCCAAGCCATCTCATCGAGCAAATAATTGAACAGCATATTGATCCGACCTCTACGCAAGATACAGTGATAGTAGGCTACCCTAAATCAATTCAACAATTGGAGAGCTTCGAAAAATTTGCCCATGCAAAAGCGTTGCATATTTCAAGATGCTGGCACTTCAAGCATGCAGATTTTGATCTATTCGTGGATAAGGCGAAGCGGGCGTGGCATGCCAAGCACGGCGATGATACACTCGATCATTGGGCCAGCATCAACAGGACGACCAAAGAGGTTGGATCATTGAAATCCACTAACAAATACTTGTGGGCTGTAGTCGAACTGACCTATGAAAACTTCAACCGTGCGGCCTACATTGAAGGAGAGATCGTAAAAAATATCAATGCTTAAGCTCCACAAAAGAACCACACATTTTCATTGAATCTCTTTTCAGTAAAAAGGAATCTCAATAAAAATGACCGATCTTCTGATCCAACACATCAAACTCACCCGGAAATTTAGCTTCTAATTTAACCAACGACGCTTTCAGGTTTTTCAACCGGTCTACCAGCACATCCTTATCATAGATCGTCCCGTTATGCAGCATATCATCCAGGATCACCCAGATAAAATTAACGAGTTCAGGAATGTTCACCTGCTCATGTTCCTTTTCCAAGGTATCCATTGCCGTGAGCACCAATCGCTGCAGCCGCTCGTAGTCCTCTTCCCGGAAGGGCGCAGTGCTCAGCAACAAAAGAGATTCCACACAAGGGTTCTTTTGTTCTAAGCCCGATTCATTCGCCTCAAAGAATTCGTTTCTTAACGCCGTCTCATTGGACAAAAAGTGCGTTCTCATCTCCAGTGGCAGTGAAGACCAATCTTTCGGTTTGGTTTCTTTCAGCCGGGTAGCATATAGATTATTAAACTCCGTTAACGTCATGGGTTTGGATACGATATTGGGAAAGAAACGTAACCACTATTCTATAACGTTTGAGAGGGAACGTTAGCGGCATAAAAAAACCTGGATACTTCCATATCCAGGTTTTGCTTGTAGTAGTCCGTACGGGAATCGAACCCGTGTTACCAGAATGAAAATCTGGTGTCCTAACCCCTAGACGAACGGACCTTGTGGGTTTGTTGTTGTGAGTGTGAATTGACCTCTCGATCTGTGTGTTTCTCTCAACGTTGCCGTTAAGAGGGTGCAAATATAGATTGACGATGTTGATTTGCAAACCTGTGCAGTAAAATTTTTCTAAAACCGTATTTTATTTCGTTGGTTTTAGTGTTCAGGTAATTTATTTTTGGTCTCGAAATTTAAACCAGACAATAAAATGACTAAAGTAGGAATTAACGGATTCGGGCGCATTGGCCGCCTCGCGTTCAGGGCAGCCGTCAATCGCAAGGACATTGAGATCGTTGGCATCAATGACATTGTGGATCCGGAGTACATGGCGTACATGCTGAAGTATGACTCCACGCATGGTAAATTCGACGGTACCGTAGAAGTAAAAGACGGTAACCTGATCGTGAACGGAAAGAAGATCCGCGTAACGGCAGAGAAAGATCCCGCCAACCTCAAATGGTCTGAAGTAGGCGCCGAAATCGTTATAGAATCCACTGGATTGTTCCTCACCCAGGCCGATGGCCAAAAGCATATCACGGCCGGCGCCAAGAAAGTTGTTTTCTCGGCTCCTGCAAAAGATGACACCCCTACCTTTGTGATGGGTGTGAACCACAAGAAACTGACCGCTCAGCATACCATTGTTTCCAATGCTTCCTGCACGACCAACTGTCTGGCCCCCATTGCAAAAGTATTGAACGACAAGTTCGGTATCGCCGAAGGCCTCATGAGCACCGTGCACGCCGTGACGGCTACCCAAAAGACCGTCGATAGCCCTTCCATGAAAGACTGGAGAGGTGGCCGCGGTGCTTACCAAAACATTATCCCCTCCTCTACCGGCGCAGCCAAGGCCGTAGCCCTGGTGATCCCCGAACTGAAAGGCAAGCTCACCGGCATGTCGTTCCGCGTTCCCGTGGCCGACGTATCGGTAGTTGACCTTACGGTGAGACTGGAGAAAGCCGCTTCTTACGAAGACATCAAAAAGGCTATGAAAGACGCCTCCGAAGGCGAACTGAAAGGCATCCTCGGCTACACCGAAGACGATGTGGTATCGCAAGATTTCCTCGGCGACGCCCGCACCTCGATCTTCGATGCCAAAGCCGGTATCGCCCTGAACGATCGCTTTGTGAAAGTGGTATCGTGGTACGACAACGAGTGGGGTTATTCCAACAAGCTGATCGACCTCGTTTCTGAACTGGCCAAAGTTTAAGACCGATTTTCAAATACACGTAAAAGGCCGTCCCCAAAGGGCGGCCTTTTTCTTTGACCAACCGTTAGGTCACGTTGGGGTGGGTGAAAAATAAAGGAAGGCCGGGGTGAAGATTTTTTATCCTGAATTCGTTTATAACAGGGAACATCGACCTCCGGTGAACAATCATTACCAAATACTAGGACTCACCCAAGCCGCGGATGCCGCGCAGATTCGGGCCGCTTATAAACGGCTGGCCATGACCTATCATCCCGACCATAACCCGGGTAATCGCACAGCCGAAGAGCGGTTCAAAG carries:
- the gap gene encoding type I glyceraldehyde-3-phosphate dehydrogenase, whose protein sequence is MTKVGINGFGRIGRLAFRAAVNRKDIEIVGINDIVDPEYMAYMLKYDSTHGKFDGTVEVKDGNLIVNGKKIRVTAEKDPANLKWSEVGAEIVIESTGLFLTQADGQKHITAGAKKVVFSAPAKDDTPTFVMGVNHKKLTAQHTIVSNASCTTNCLAPIAKVLNDKFGIAEGLMSTVHAVTATQKTVDSPSMKDWRGGRGAYQNIIPSSTGAAKAVALVIPELKGKLTGMSFRVPVADVSVVDLTVRLEKAASYEDIKKAMKDASEGELKGILGYTEDDVVSQDFLGDARTSIFDAKAGIALNDRFVKVVSWYDNEWGYSNKLIDLVSELAKV
- a CDS encoding MG2 domain-containing protein, producing MKRLLYIALVLLAGVVLQASDSVPFLEKLKASLHRFNQRYPEEKVYLHLDKTFYKPGEDIWFNAFVLEARHNTPTQISDVVYVELIDPRGNLASRLELFVKDGTSRGDFKLTDQASGGLYTLKAYTQWMKNDGVENVFSKKIQVQTVITPRLLLKLDFEKEAYGPGDVVKAKLTAKNLKNETVAATIKYTAALSGEQVFSSELQASEQGIATLTFTLPADLKTSDGLLQAIVTDNGVEESISRAIPIVLNHITLQFFPEGGDLVDAVTNTVAFKAVNEFGKGADVAGEIRDENDRFVCRFESYHMGMGTFFFRPEAGKRYHAVLKTPVGIAATTPLPASRPEGFALHKAAQDPSETSFEITAPFATTGYLVGQVQGEIYHAEMITFQKGSNNIRVNTKLFPAGVAVFTVFDAQGLEQCERVVFVNPDRQLSVKLTPDKKHYQPGEKVSLHIETSDDKGHPIPAKLSLAVADDQLISLANDKQDHILSWFLLSSEVKGEIQEPSFYFDKEEPKASQALDNLLMTQGWRRFRWHELDTEKNLTYTPEKEGLLFGQVTDAKNGGVDDEVTLIELNNKRRIIKVRATANGNFLFKNTDATTPVLLLTNSSNHIILQKESTRAGTAYLPIQGEAVLDDAKRKETIQETGMPAVVPAQQIGKSAGLDLRMQEDVQSLNEVVVVGYAASERRDLTGSVTSVQTNDWIPFVPVINIEGALQGRVAGLQVVRQNGNAGASSNVQLRGIGSLSGGNEPLFVIDGVPVSTSLNGNFATSGLVSPDDVESITVLHSPEASAIYGSRATNGVIVINTRSRLYFGSYSQKKRRQRYSHVTVQPRAFTATREFYVPFHSKRDQTDERRDFRTTVYWNPSVVTDEKGQATVSFYNTDAVSSFRITAEGISGRGLLGRKEETYFTQLPFSLDAKLPEFIGYEDTLKIQVRIKNTTSKVLTGELVLDLPGELMASTRMLPVNVGAATTETVVVTLIPKAKTGRYPIAIRLIAASGRHDEIRQTLQVHPVGFPVRLDFGAKTLDTLVRFSVHDIEQGSLQATFSAFPDVISDLFHGAESILSEPHGCFEQVSSSTFPNILALQFMQQSEKIDPAVNTRALDFIKDGYKRLAAYEIAGGGFEWFGHPPAHEALSAYGLVEFYEMKKVYPNVDDAMLKRTRDWLLSRRDNKGGFKQNRGKYGFSAAPAEVNNAYIVYALALTGTTDIRKEYETARDEAWKSKDSYRMALVANAAFALRAMDDYHRFVNYFQEVAHTRGLTSLSAACSITYSWGISLSQETLGFWVQALAKEGYSHNTMMTACIQHILQNRSYGGFGSTQATTVCLQALTTYASAMRTAQEGGEIQLTVNNQRGGLVAYEKDTQKKLELHDFAQNLTSNGPQSIRVAFDKTQHPIPFHLQLQWSSKTPVSSDLCKVGIKTSLLQTAVRVNETVRMNVTLTNKTHEGLPMTMAVVGIPGGLSAQPWQLKALQEKGAFDFYEIIGDRIAFYYREMGPSAVQTIALDLKAEVAGRYTGAANSAYLYYNNESKDWSKGLTIAIR
- a CDS encoding nucleoside monophosphate kinase, which gives rise to MRLIHLLYIDLHLPKGLILNAFVNCVRSHVIVLEDSLQNQLRIDSALTTEIKKHIESRSIVPSHLIEQIIEQHIDPTSTQDTVIVGYPKSIQQLESFEKFAHAKALHISRCWHFKHADFDLFVDKAKRAWHAKHGDDTLDHWASINRTTKEVGSLKSTNKYLWAVVELTYENFNRAAYIEGEIVKNINA